In Zingiber officinale cultivar Zhangliang chromosome 6A, Zo_v1.1, whole genome shotgun sequence, a single genomic region encodes these proteins:
- the LOC121995189 gene encoding glutathione S-transferase T3-like, producing MDPTYLKVEFIQIKDPHKLNCLTVNPQLKVTNLDKADSNTAGRRKRSTWSKVKDEVLARSFVTISDDPIIDNYQKVDVFWGRIASNYNENRPLAIPNRIASVIRSHWHNTIQIKVYPFNTNYNSIYSAYHSGHSNEDILRFAYEKYHKENNGNAFNLEHVWRIVKDRPIFTPQSVDHLVGKDLGVRGKQHLI from the exons atggaccccacCTATTTAAAGGTGGAGTTTATCCAAATCAAGGATCCTCAT AAACTCAACTGTCTGACCGTGAATCCCCAATTAAAAGTCACAAATTTGGATAAGGCGGATTCTAATACTGCGGGTAGAAGAAAGCGATCAACATGGAGTAAGGTTAAAGATGAGGTTTTAGCGAGGTCGTTTGTTACTATCAGCGATGATCCAATCATCGACAATTATCAGAAAGTAGATGTTTTCTGGGGTCGTATTGCAAGTAACTACAATGAGAATCGTCCTCTAGCTATACCCAATAGAATTGCTAGTGTCATACGATCGCATTGGCACAATACCATACAAATAAAGGTATATCCCTTCAACACAAATTACAATAGTATTTATAGTGCGTATCATAGCGGCCACAGTAATGAGGACATATTGCGGTTTGCGTATGAAAaatatcacaaggaaaataatgGCAATGCATTTAATCTCGAGCATGTATGGAGAATCGTAAAAGATCGTCCAATATTTACTCCACAGTCCGTTGATCACCTTGTTGGCAAGGACCTCGGAGTCAGGGGTAAGCAACACCTCATCTAA
- the LOC121997578 gene encoding pentatricopeptide repeat-containing protein At3g53360, mitochondrial-like isoform X2: MLLQKLGMLLQECSTKRTFRLGVALHASVVKNGVESDLFLSNHLINMYAKCKDFESSNCIFDHMPIRNIVSWSALIAGYDQASNPSIALNLFAQMPFQPNEYIYGSIISSCATLFALAQGRQVHGQSLKNGYEGISFVYNSLMSMYIKCDCMDDALRIFRSILKPNSISYNAMITGFAEKFKLDKSLELFRLMNQQGLELHCQTVKRGLDTTAFVGNVILKMYSICNLSEEVEKAFMSINNKDMITYNTYIDACSNCQEHMKGLMLFREMTVMENNSSLSPDAFTTASALAICAELALFHYGGQIHAHLVRTWMNLDIVLFNALINMYAKCGCSRYAKLVFDLMPINNVISYNTIIAGLGNHGHAMTTLEIFEQMKREGFTPESVTFIGLLTACSHAGLVDEGLTLFNSMEETYGICPEIEHLSCLIDMLGRSGRLLEAEDYIKMSPYQNDYVIWGNLLSSCRLHKDVAIGERVAIKLLELQPSTSSPYVLLANLYASDGKWEGAAEARKLLRYSRVKKEPGYSLIEVKGVAEKFTVGNFSHEQIGEIVATLDSLHWITGKVHE, from the exons ATGTTGCTGCAGAAGCTAGGGATGCTTCTGCAAGAATGCTCAACAAAGAGGACTTTCAGACTTGGCGTTGCACTCCATGCTTCAGTTGTCAAGAACGGTGTGGAGTCTGACCTCTTTCTTTCAAACCATCTAATCAATATGTATGCCAAGTGCAAAGATTTTGAATCTTCAAATTGTATATTTGATCACATGCCAATTAGAAACATAGTATCATGGTCAGCTCTGATTGCTGGGTATGATCAAGCCAGCAACCCATCCATTGCTTTGAATCTGTTTGCTCAAATGCCATTTCAGCCCAATGAATATATCTACGGAAGCATTATTAGTTCTTGTGCAACCCTTTTTGCCCTGGCACAGGGTAGACAGGTGCATGGTCAATCATTGAAAAATGGGTATGAAGGCATATCCTTTGTCTATAACTCTTTGATGTCTATGTACATAAAATGTGATTGCATGGATGATGCTCTACGCATCTTTAGAAGCATCTTGAAACCAAATTCTATCTCTTACAATGCAATGATCACAGGATTTGCTGAGAAGTTCAAACTGGATAAGAGTTTGGAGCTATTCAGACTTATGAACCAGCAAG GCCTTGAATTGCACTGCCAGACGGTCAAACGGGGTCTTGACACCACAGCTTTTGTTGGAAATGTTATCTTAAAGATGTACTCAATATGCAATTTATCTGAAGAGGTAGAGAAAGCTTTTATGTCGATCAATAATAAGGATATGATAACATATAACACTTATATTGATGCATGTTCCAATTGTCAGGAGCATATGAAAGGGTTGATGTTGTTTAGAGAGATGACTGTAATGGAGAATAACTCTAGTTTAAGTCCTGATGCATTCACCACAGCTAGTGCTTTGGCTATATGTGCAGAACTTGCTTTATTTCACTATGGAGGTCAGATTCATGCCCATTTAGTAAGAACTTGGATGAATCTTGACATAGTCCTTTTTAATGCTCTCATTAACATGTATGCTAAGTGTGGCTGTAGCCGATATGCTAAGCTTGTGTTTGATTTGATGCCGATTAATAATGTGATATCttataacacaatcattgctggGCTTGGGAACCATGGGCACGCAATGACCACTTTGGAAATTTTTGAGCAGATGAAACGTGAAGGATTCACTCCAGAGTCTGTAACATTCATTGGACTTTTAACAGCTTGCAGCCATGCTGGCCTAGTTGATGAAGGTTTGACATTATTTAATTCAATGGAGGAAACATATGGAATATGTCCTGAAATTGAACACTTATCTTGCTTGATTGATATGTTGGGTCGATCTGGGAGATTGCTAGAGGCTGAGGATTACATTAAAATGTCTCCCTATCAGAATGACTATGTGATCTGGGGCAACTTGCTTTCCTCATGCCGCCTTCATAAAGATGTTGCTATTGGAGAACGGGTAGCTATTAAGCTTTTGGAACTTCAACCGAGCACTAGTTCACCTTATGTTCTCTTGGCAAATTTATATGCATCAGATGGAAAGTGGGAGGGAGCTGCTGAAGCTAGGAAATTGTTAAGATATAGTAGGGTGAAGAAGGAGCCTGGTTATAGTTTGATAGAAGTAAAAGGAGTGGCAGAAAAGTTCACAGTTGGTAATTTTTCACATGAACAGATTGGAGAAATTGTAGCAACATTGGACAGCTTACACTGGATAACAGGAAAGGTTCATGAGTGA
- the LOC121997578 gene encoding pentatricopeptide repeat-containing protein DOT4, chloroplastic-like isoform X1: MLLQKLGMLLQECSTKRTFRLGVALHASVVKNGVESDLFLSNHLINMYAKCKDFESSNCIFDHMPIRNIVSWSALIAGYDQASNPSIALNLFAQMPFQPNEYIYGSIISSCATLFALAQGRQVHGQSLKNGYEGISFVYNSLMSMYIKCDCMDDALRIFRSILKPNSISYNAMITGFAEKFKLDKSLELFRLMNQQGLHPDEFSYVALLGICSTVDDLVLGLELHCQTVKRGLDTTAFVGNVILKMYSICNLSEEVEKAFMSINNKDMITYNTYIDACSNCQEHMKGLMLFREMTVMENNSSLSPDAFTTASALAICAELALFHYGGQIHAHLVRTWMNLDIVLFNALINMYAKCGCSRYAKLVFDLMPINNVISYNTIIAGLGNHGHAMTTLEIFEQMKREGFTPESVTFIGLLTACSHAGLVDEGLTLFNSMEETYGICPEIEHLSCLIDMLGRSGRLLEAEDYIKMSPYQNDYVIWGNLLSSCRLHKDVAIGERVAIKLLELQPSTSSPYVLLANLYASDGKWEGAAEARKLLRYSRVKKEPGYSLIEVKGVAEKFTVGNFSHEQIGEIVATLDSLHWITGKVHE, from the coding sequence ATGTTGCTGCAGAAGCTAGGGATGCTTCTGCAAGAATGCTCAACAAAGAGGACTTTCAGACTTGGCGTTGCACTCCATGCTTCAGTTGTCAAGAACGGTGTGGAGTCTGACCTCTTTCTTTCAAACCATCTAATCAATATGTATGCCAAGTGCAAAGATTTTGAATCTTCAAATTGTATATTTGATCACATGCCAATTAGAAACATAGTATCATGGTCAGCTCTGATTGCTGGGTATGATCAAGCCAGCAACCCATCCATTGCTTTGAATCTGTTTGCTCAAATGCCATTTCAGCCCAATGAATATATCTACGGAAGCATTATTAGTTCTTGTGCAACCCTTTTTGCCCTGGCACAGGGTAGACAGGTGCATGGTCAATCATTGAAAAATGGGTATGAAGGCATATCCTTTGTCTATAACTCTTTGATGTCTATGTACATAAAATGTGATTGCATGGATGATGCTCTACGCATCTTTAGAAGCATCTTGAAACCAAATTCTATCTCTTACAATGCAATGATCACAGGATTTGCTGAGAAGTTCAAACTGGATAAGAGTTTGGAGCTATTCAGACTTATGAACCAGCAAGGTTTGCATCCAGATGAGTTTTCTTATGTGGCTCTGCTAGGAATATGCTCTACTGTGGATGATTTGGTATTAGGCCTTGAATTGCACTGCCAGACGGTCAAACGGGGTCTTGACACCACAGCTTTTGTTGGAAATGTTATCTTAAAGATGTACTCAATATGCAATTTATCTGAAGAGGTAGAGAAAGCTTTTATGTCGATCAATAATAAGGATATGATAACATATAACACTTATATTGATGCATGTTCCAATTGTCAGGAGCATATGAAAGGGTTGATGTTGTTTAGAGAGATGACTGTAATGGAGAATAACTCTAGTTTAAGTCCTGATGCATTCACCACAGCTAGTGCTTTGGCTATATGTGCAGAACTTGCTTTATTTCACTATGGAGGTCAGATTCATGCCCATTTAGTAAGAACTTGGATGAATCTTGACATAGTCCTTTTTAATGCTCTCATTAACATGTATGCTAAGTGTGGCTGTAGCCGATATGCTAAGCTTGTGTTTGATTTGATGCCGATTAATAATGTGATATCttataacacaatcattgctggGCTTGGGAACCATGGGCACGCAATGACCACTTTGGAAATTTTTGAGCAGATGAAACGTGAAGGATTCACTCCAGAGTCTGTAACATTCATTGGACTTTTAACAGCTTGCAGCCATGCTGGCCTAGTTGATGAAGGTTTGACATTATTTAATTCAATGGAGGAAACATATGGAATATGTCCTGAAATTGAACACTTATCTTGCTTGATTGATATGTTGGGTCGATCTGGGAGATTGCTAGAGGCTGAGGATTACATTAAAATGTCTCCCTATCAGAATGACTATGTGATCTGGGGCAACTTGCTTTCCTCATGCCGCCTTCATAAAGATGTTGCTATTGGAGAACGGGTAGCTATTAAGCTTTTGGAACTTCAACCGAGCACTAGTTCACCTTATGTTCTCTTGGCAAATTTATATGCATCAGATGGAAAGTGGGAGGGAGCTGCTGAAGCTAGGAAATTGTTAAGATATAGTAGGGTGAAGAAGGAGCCTGGTTATAGTTTGATAGAAGTAAAAGGAGTGGCAGAAAAGTTCACAGTTGGTAATTTTTCACATGAACAGATTGGAGAAATTGTAGCAACATTGGACAGCTTACACTGGATAACAGGAAAGGTTCATGAGTGA
- the LOC121997578 gene encoding pentatricopeptide repeat-containing protein DOT4, chloroplastic-like isoform X3 has protein sequence MLLQKLGMLLQECSTKRTFRLGVALHASVVKNGVESDLFLSNHLINMYAKCKDFESSNCIFDHMPIRNIVSWSALIAGYDQASNPSIALNLFAQMPFQPNEYIYGSIISSCATLFALAQGRQVHGQSLKNGYEGISFVYNSLMSMYIKCDCMDDALRIFRSILKPNSISYNAMITGFAEKFKLDKSLELFRLMNQQGLHPDEFSYVALLGICSTVDDLVLGLELHCQTVKRGLDTTAFVGNVILKMYSICNLSEEEHMKGLMLFREMTVMENNSSLSPDAFTTASALAICAELALFHYGGQIHAHLVRTWMNLDIVLFNALINMYAKCGCSRYAKLVFDLMPINNVISYNTIIAGLGNHGHAMTTLEIFEQMKREGFTPESVTFIGLLTACSHAGLVDEGLTLFNSMEETYGICPEIEHLSCLIDMLGRSGRLLEAEDYIKMSPYQNDYVIWGNLLSSCRLHKDVAIGERVAIKLLELQPSTSSPYVLLANLYASDGKWEGAAEARKLLRYSRVKKEPGYSLIEVKGVAEKFTVGNFSHEQIGEIVATLDSLHWITGKVHE, from the exons ATGTTGCTGCAGAAGCTAGGGATGCTTCTGCAAGAATGCTCAACAAAGAGGACTTTCAGACTTGGCGTTGCACTCCATGCTTCAGTTGTCAAGAACGGTGTGGAGTCTGACCTCTTTCTTTCAAACCATCTAATCAATATGTATGCCAAGTGCAAAGATTTTGAATCTTCAAATTGTATATTTGATCACATGCCAATTAGAAACATAGTATCATGGTCAGCTCTGATTGCTGGGTATGATCAAGCCAGCAACCCATCCATTGCTTTGAATCTGTTTGCTCAAATGCCATTTCAGCCCAATGAATATATCTACGGAAGCATTATTAGTTCTTGTGCAACCCTTTTTGCCCTGGCACAGGGTAGACAGGTGCATGGTCAATCATTGAAAAATGGGTATGAAGGCATATCCTTTGTCTATAACTCTTTGATGTCTATGTACATAAAATGTGATTGCATGGATGATGCTCTACGCATCTTTAGAAGCATCTTGAAACCAAATTCTATCTCTTACAATGCAATGATCACAGGATTTGCTGAGAAGTTCAAACTGGATAAGAGTTTGGAGCTATTCAGACTTATGAACCAGCAAGGTTTGCATCCAGATGAGTTTTCTTATGTGGCTCTGCTAGGAATATGCTCTACTGTGGATGATTTGGTATTAGGCCTTGAATTGCACTGCCAGACGGTCAAACGGGGTCTTGACACCACAGCTTTTGTTGGAAATGTTATCTTAAAGATGTACTCAATATGCAATTTATCTGAAGAG GAGCATATGAAAGGGTTGATGTTGTTTAGAGAGATGACTGTAATGGAGAATAACTCTAGTTTAAGTCCTGATGCATTCACCACAGCTAGTGCTTTGGCTATATGTGCAGAACTTGCTTTATTTCACTATGGAGGTCAGATTCATGCCCATTTAGTAAGAACTTGGATGAATCTTGACATAGTCCTTTTTAATGCTCTCATTAACATGTATGCTAAGTGTGGCTGTAGCCGATATGCTAAGCTTGTGTTTGATTTGATGCCGATTAATAATGTGATATCttataacacaatcattgctggGCTTGGGAACCATGGGCACGCAATGACCACTTTGGAAATTTTTGAGCAGATGAAACGTGAAGGATTCACTCCAGAGTCTGTAACATTCATTGGACTTTTAACAGCTTGCAGCCATGCTGGCCTAGTTGATGAAGGTTTGACATTATTTAATTCAATGGAGGAAACATATGGAATATGTCCTGAAATTGAACACTTATCTTGCTTGATTGATATGTTGGGTCGATCTGGGAGATTGCTAGAGGCTGAGGATTACATTAAAATGTCTCCCTATCAGAATGACTATGTGATCTGGGGCAACTTGCTTTCCTCATGCCGCCTTCATAAAGATGTTGCTATTGGAGAACGGGTAGCTATTAAGCTTTTGGAACTTCAACCGAGCACTAGTTCACCTTATGTTCTCTTGGCAAATTTATATGCATCAGATGGAAAGTGGGAGGGAGCTGCTGAAGCTAGGAAATTGTTAAGATATAGTAGGGTGAAGAAGGAGCCTGGTTATAGTTTGATAGAAGTAAAAGGAGTGGCAGAAAAGTTCACAGTTGGTAATTTTTCACATGAACAGATTGGAGAAATTGTAGCAACATTGGACAGCTTACACTGGATAACAGGAAAGGTTCATGAGTGA
- the LOC121997578 gene encoding putative pentatricopeptide repeat-containing protein At5g59200, chloroplastic isoform X5 produces the protein MGFAEKFKLDKSLELFRLMNQQGLELHCQTVKRGLDTTAFVGNVILKMYSICNLSEEVEKAFMSINNKDMITYNTYIDACSNCQEHMKGLMLFREMTVMENNSSLSPDAFTTASALAICAELALFHYGGQIHAHLVRTWMNLDIVLFNALINMYAKCGCSRYAKLVFDLMPINNVISYNTIIAGLGNHGHAMTTLEIFEQMKREGFTPESVTFIGLLTACSHAGLVDEGLTLFNSMEETYGICPEIEHLSCLIDMLGRSGRLLEAEDYIKMSPYQNDYVIWGNLLSSCRLHKDVAIGERVAIKLLELQPSTSSPYVLLANLYASDGKWEGAAEARKLLRYSRVKKEPGYSLIEVKGVAEKFTVGNFSHEQIGEIVATLDSLHWITGKVHE, from the exons ATGG GATTTGCTGAGAAGTTCAAACTGGATAAGAGTTTGGAGCTATTCAGACTTATGAACCAGCAAG GCCTTGAATTGCACTGCCAGACGGTCAAACGGGGTCTTGACACCACAGCTTTTGTTGGAAATGTTATCTTAAAGATGTACTCAATATGCAATTTATCTGAAGAGGTAGAGAAAGCTTTTATGTCGATCAATAATAAGGATATGATAACATATAACACTTATATTGATGCATGTTCCAATTGTCAGGAGCATATGAAAGGGTTGATGTTGTTTAGAGAGATGACTGTAATGGAGAATAACTCTAGTTTAAGTCCTGATGCATTCACCACAGCTAGTGCTTTGGCTATATGTGCAGAACTTGCTTTATTTCACTATGGAGGTCAGATTCATGCCCATTTAGTAAGAACTTGGATGAATCTTGACATAGTCCTTTTTAATGCTCTCATTAACATGTATGCTAAGTGTGGCTGTAGCCGATATGCTAAGCTTGTGTTTGATTTGATGCCGATTAATAATGTGATATCttataacacaatcattgctggGCTTGGGAACCATGGGCACGCAATGACCACTTTGGAAATTTTTGAGCAGATGAAACGTGAAGGATTCACTCCAGAGTCTGTAACATTCATTGGACTTTTAACAGCTTGCAGCCATGCTGGCCTAGTTGATGAAGGTTTGACATTATTTAATTCAATGGAGGAAACATATGGAATATGTCCTGAAATTGAACACTTATCTTGCTTGATTGATATGTTGGGTCGATCTGGGAGATTGCTAGAGGCTGAGGATTACATTAAAATGTCTCCCTATCAGAATGACTATGTGATCTGGGGCAACTTGCTTTCCTCATGCCGCCTTCATAAAGATGTTGCTATTGGAGAACGGGTAGCTATTAAGCTTTTGGAACTTCAACCGAGCACTAGTTCACCTTATGTTCTCTTGGCAAATTTATATGCATCAGATGGAAAGTGGGAGGGAGCTGCTGAAGCTAGGAAATTGTTAAGATATAGTAGGGTGAAGAAGGAGCCTGGTTATAGTTTGATAGAAGTAAAAGGAGTGGCAGAAAAGTTCACAGTTGGTAATTTTTCACATGAACAGATTGGAGAAATTGTAGCAACATTGGACAGCTTACACTGGATAACAGGAAAGGTTCATGAGTGA
- the LOC121997578 gene encoding pentatricopeptide repeat-containing protein At1g06140, mitochondrial-like isoform X4, translated as MLLQKLGMLLQECSTKRTFRLGVALHASVVKNGVESDLFLSNHLINMYAKCKDFESSNCIFDHMPIRNIVSWSALIAGYDQASNPSIALNLFAQMPFQPNEYIYGSIISSCATLFALAQGRQVHGQSLKNGYEGISFVYNSLMSMYIKCDCMDDALRIFRSILKPNSISYNAMITGFAEKFKLDKSLELFRLMNQQGLELHCQTVKRGLDTTAFVGNVILKMYSICNLSEEEHMKGLMLFREMTVMENNSSLSPDAFTTASALAICAELALFHYGGQIHAHLVRTWMNLDIVLFNALINMYAKCGCSRYAKLVFDLMPINNVISYNTIIAGLGNHGHAMTTLEIFEQMKREGFTPESVTFIGLLTACSHAGLVDEGLTLFNSMEETYGICPEIEHLSCLIDMLGRSGRLLEAEDYIKMSPYQNDYVIWGNLLSSCRLHKDVAIGERVAIKLLELQPSTSSPYVLLANLYASDGKWEGAAEARKLLRYSRVKKEPGYSLIEVKGVAEKFTVGNFSHEQIGEIVATLDSLHWITGKVHE; from the exons ATGTTGCTGCAGAAGCTAGGGATGCTTCTGCAAGAATGCTCAACAAAGAGGACTTTCAGACTTGGCGTTGCACTCCATGCTTCAGTTGTCAAGAACGGTGTGGAGTCTGACCTCTTTCTTTCAAACCATCTAATCAATATGTATGCCAAGTGCAAAGATTTTGAATCTTCAAATTGTATATTTGATCACATGCCAATTAGAAACATAGTATCATGGTCAGCTCTGATTGCTGGGTATGATCAAGCCAGCAACCCATCCATTGCTTTGAATCTGTTTGCTCAAATGCCATTTCAGCCCAATGAATATATCTACGGAAGCATTATTAGTTCTTGTGCAACCCTTTTTGCCCTGGCACAGGGTAGACAGGTGCATGGTCAATCATTGAAAAATGGGTATGAAGGCATATCCTTTGTCTATAACTCTTTGATGTCTATGTACATAAAATGTGATTGCATGGATGATGCTCTACGCATCTTTAGAAGCATCTTGAAACCAAATTCTATCTCTTACAATGCAATGATCACAGGATTTGCTGAGAAGTTCAAACTGGATAAGAGTTTGGAGCTATTCAGACTTATGAACCAGCAAG GCCTTGAATTGCACTGCCAGACGGTCAAACGGGGTCTTGACACCACAGCTTTTGTTGGAAATGTTATCTTAAAGATGTACTCAATATGCAATTTATCTGAAGAG GAGCATATGAAAGGGTTGATGTTGTTTAGAGAGATGACTGTAATGGAGAATAACTCTAGTTTAAGTCCTGATGCATTCACCACAGCTAGTGCTTTGGCTATATGTGCAGAACTTGCTTTATTTCACTATGGAGGTCAGATTCATGCCCATTTAGTAAGAACTTGGATGAATCTTGACATAGTCCTTTTTAATGCTCTCATTAACATGTATGCTAAGTGTGGCTGTAGCCGATATGCTAAGCTTGTGTTTGATTTGATGCCGATTAATAATGTGATATCttataacacaatcattgctggGCTTGGGAACCATGGGCACGCAATGACCACTTTGGAAATTTTTGAGCAGATGAAACGTGAAGGATTCACTCCAGAGTCTGTAACATTCATTGGACTTTTAACAGCTTGCAGCCATGCTGGCCTAGTTGATGAAGGTTTGACATTATTTAATTCAATGGAGGAAACATATGGAATATGTCCTGAAATTGAACACTTATCTTGCTTGATTGATATGTTGGGTCGATCTGGGAGATTGCTAGAGGCTGAGGATTACATTAAAATGTCTCCCTATCAGAATGACTATGTGATCTGGGGCAACTTGCTTTCCTCATGCCGCCTTCATAAAGATGTTGCTATTGGAGAACGGGTAGCTATTAAGCTTTTGGAACTTCAACCGAGCACTAGTTCACCTTATGTTCTCTTGGCAAATTTATATGCATCAGATGGAAAGTGGGAGGGAGCTGCTGAAGCTAGGAAATTGTTAAGATATAGTAGGGTGAAGAAGGAGCCTGGTTATAGTTTGATAGAAGTAAAAGGAGTGGCAGAAAAGTTCACAGTTGGTAATTTTTCACATGAACAGATTGGAGAAATTGTAGCAACATTGGACAGCTTACACTGGATAACAGGAAAGGTTCATGAGTGA